Proteins from one Natrinema salinisoli genomic window:
- a CDS encoding metallophosphoesterase family protein — protein sequence MLVLGDAHASDPDRCEILLELYRSLEPDRVLQLGDLEHYDLPAPTWFIAGNNEDFDVIDALRSGRDLDETNNVHLLASTAATVDGLRVAGLSGNFAPTRYDRSRAELAGERRRHFTHEDVEQAAELEDIDVFLTHEAPNGLLSYGYDPGCEYVDDLLEAISPDLCLVGHHHRHREAEIAGTRVVGLAPAWERYYTLEPATLALESHEHDLAERD from the coding sequence ATGCTCGTCCTCGGCGACGCCCACGCGTCCGATCCCGATCGATGCGAGATTCTCCTCGAGCTCTACCGGTCCCTCGAACCCGATCGGGTGCTCCAGCTCGGCGACCTCGAGCACTACGACCTGCCGGCACCGACGTGGTTCATCGCGGGGAACAACGAGGACTTCGACGTTATCGACGCGCTTCGGTCGGGCAGAGATCTCGACGAAACGAACAACGTCCATCTCCTCGCGAGCACGGCGGCCACGGTCGACGGGCTCCGCGTGGCCGGCCTCTCGGGAAACTTCGCCCCCACCAGATACGACCGATCGCGGGCCGAACTCGCGGGCGAGCGTCGCCGCCACTTCACGCACGAAGACGTCGAGCAGGCCGCCGAACTCGAGGATATCGACGTCTTCCTCACGCACGAAGCACCGAACGGCCTGCTGTCCTACGGGTACGACCCCGGCTGCGAGTACGTCGACGACCTGCTCGAGGCGATCTCGCCCGACCTCTGTCTGGTGGGTCACCACCATCGCCACCGTGAGGCCGAGATCGCGGGGACCAGGGTCGTCGGTCTCGCTCCCGCCTGGGAGCGATACTACACGCTCGAGCCGGCGACGCTCGCACTCGAGAGTCACGAGCACGACCTGGCGGAACGTGACTGA
- a CDS encoding helix-hairpin-helix domain-containing protein — protein sequence MSQSESPIRAMFDAQRTAVKQSQQLFKQGMATQRNVDTMALTGLKGQASLQRQQLALAQAATHGYVSATAAMLPSDDSPEVHRTIDETFDQLHTTHMEFYDALEREVKRDVESANELSEEFVDALDGQTDQLLEMTRSVEDQAVQNVDEFSGQLSEQLERTQELQDQLEDQLEDQTGDVETLLERQAEQIEQFQQQLEEQAEAVTREIPVQGSDEPHTKIETDPEHTLEAVEGIDADVREQLSEAGIATIQDLTRAGAENVAEAADISESQAEEWIEQAEA from the coding sequence ATGAGCCAATCAGAATCCCCCATTCGAGCGATGTTCGACGCACAGCGAACCGCGGTCAAACAGAGCCAGCAGCTGTTCAAGCAAGGGATGGCCACCCAGCGAAACGTCGATACGATGGCGCTCACCGGCCTCAAAGGTCAGGCGTCGCTCCAGCGCCAGCAACTCGCGCTCGCCCAGGCGGCGACGCACGGCTACGTCAGCGCGACGGCAGCGATGCTGCCCAGCGACGACTCTCCCGAGGTCCACCGAACCATCGACGAGACGTTCGATCAGCTGCACACGACCCACATGGAGTTCTACGACGCACTCGAGCGTGAAGTTAAGCGGGACGTCGAGTCCGCCAACGAGCTCTCCGAGGAGTTCGTCGACGCGCTCGACGGGCAGACCGACCAGCTCCTCGAGATGACGCGATCCGTCGAGGATCAGGCGGTCCAGAACGTCGACGAGTTCTCCGGACAGCTCAGCGAGCAGCTCGAGCGGACTCAGGAGCTGCAGGATCAGCTCGAAGACCAGCTCGAGGACCAGACCGGTGACGTCGAGACCCTGCTCGAACGACAGGCCGAGCAGATCGAGCAGTTCCAGCAGCAACTCGAGGAGCAGGCCGAAGCGGTCACTCGAGAGATTCCCGTCCAGGGGAGCGACGAACCACACACGAAGATCGAAACCGATCCGGAGCACACGCTCGAGGCCGTCGAAGGAATCGACGCGGACGTCCGCGAGCAGCTCTCGGAGGCCGGTATCGCGACGATTCAGGACCTCACGCGCGCCGGCGCCGAGAACGTCGCTGAAGCCGCCGACATCTCCGAGAGCCAGGCCGAAGAGTGGATCGAACAGGCCGAAGCCTAA
- a CDS encoding gamma carbonic anhydrase family protein yields the protein MVDSRTYEFEGERPTIDETARVSREATLVGDVEIRADASVWPGVVLRGDIGPVRIGRETHVGDNATIHASELANEVMIGHGAVLNETTVEERTLVGFNTTVNTDVTIGSGSIVAAGTVIPDAYSIPPESFVRGVPAEITPLEETGIDAAEVHDAFASGEYTNLAQRHEELFE from the coding sequence ATGGTCGACAGCAGAACCTACGAGTTCGAAGGAGAGCGACCGACGATCGACGAGACGGCGCGGGTGAGCCGAGAGGCGACCCTCGTCGGCGACGTCGAGATTCGGGCGGATGCCAGCGTCTGGCCGGGCGTCGTTCTCCGCGGCGACATCGGTCCCGTCCGAATCGGACGGGAGACACACGTCGGGGATAACGCGACGATTCACGCCTCGGAGCTCGCGAACGAGGTGATGATCGGACACGGGGCCGTTCTCAACGAGACGACCGTCGAGGAGCGAACCCTGGTCGGATTCAACACGACGGTCAACACCGACGTCACGATCGGCAGCGGAAGCATCGTCGCCGCGGGGACCGTCATCCCCGACGCGTACTCGATCCCGCCCGAGTCGTTCGTCCGCGGCGTTCCCGCGGAAATCACGCCGCTCGAGGAGACGGGAATCGACGCGGCGGAAGTCCACGACGCGTTCGCGTCGGGCGAGTACACGAATCTGGCACAGCGCCACGAGGAACTGTTCGAGTGA
- the pdhA gene encoding pyruvate dehydrogenase (acetyl-transferring) E1 component subunit alpha codes for MSGDVLERGLLDRAPDDRIQILDADGTVVAPELEPDLETETLRSMYRDMRFARQFDERMISLQRQGRMGTYSSLAGQEGSQIGSTYALADDDMLSFQYREHGALVARGLPWEYLLYWMGHEDGNAALTDIEVFPLNISIASHIPHSVGWAWAAKLNDDNRVGVVHFGDGSTSEGDFHEAMNFAGVFDTPNIFFCNNNQWAISIPREQQTASATIAQKADAYGFEGVQVDGMDPLATYVVTAAAREKALGTGGDGPRPTLIEAVQYRYGAHTTADDPSVYRDDDEVEEWREKDPIDRFEAYLREKGALDDDWIDTIETEIDDTLATLVDKAEAVEGDPSEMFEYVYDEPTERLEEQRDFLADLRERHGDDALLEDE; via the coding sequence ATGTCAGGAGACGTCCTCGAGCGGGGACTGCTCGATCGAGCGCCGGACGATCGGATTCAGATACTCGACGCCGACGGGACGGTCGTCGCTCCCGAACTCGAGCCGGATCTCGAGACGGAAACGCTGCGATCGATGTATCGGGATATGCGGTTCGCCCGGCAGTTCGACGAACGGATGATCAGCCTCCAGCGGCAGGGTCGCATGGGCACGTACTCCTCGTTGGCGGGGCAGGAAGGGTCACAGATTGGGTCAACGTATGCGCTCGCGGACGACGACATGCTCTCCTTTCAGTACCGGGAGCACGGGGCGTTAGTCGCACGGGGGCTCCCGTGGGAGTACCTGCTGTACTGGATGGGCCACGAGGACGGCAACGCCGCGCTGACGGACATCGAGGTCTTTCCGCTGAACATCTCGATCGCCAGCCACATTCCGCACTCGGTGGGCTGGGCGTGGGCGGCGAAACTGAACGACGATAACCGCGTCGGGGTCGTCCACTTCGGTGACGGTTCGACCTCCGAGGGGGACTTCCACGAGGCGATGAACTTCGCGGGCGTGTTCGATACGCCGAACATCTTCTTCTGTAACAACAACCAGTGGGCCATCTCGATCCCGCGCGAGCAGCAAACGGCGAGCGCGACGATCGCCCAGAAGGCCGACGCCTACGGCTTCGAGGGCGTGCAGGTCGACGGGATGGACCCGCTCGCGACCTACGTCGTCACGGCGGCCGCACGAGAGAAGGCGCTCGGGACAGGAGGCGACGGACCGCGACCGACCCTGATCGAGGCGGTCCAGTACCGCTACGGCGCACACACGACCGCGGACGACCCCAGCGTCTACCGAGACGACGACGAGGTCGAGGAGTGGCGCGAGAAGGATCCGATCGACCGATTCGAGGCGTACCTCCGTGAGAAGGGGGCGCTGGACGACGACTGGATCGACACGATCGAGACCGAGATCGATGACACGCTCGCGACGCTGGTCGACAAGGCCGAGGCGGTCGAGGGAGACCCCAGCGAGATGTTCGAATACGTCTACGACGAGCCGACCGAGCGACTCGAGGAGCAACGGGACTTCCTCGCAGACCTCCGGGAGCGACACGGCGACGACGCGTTGCTCGAGGACGAGTAA
- a CDS encoding DUF7344 domain-containing protein, translating to MSQLNDELFDALANEHRRRILFDLVDESRRGELPVAIDATQETSDDRAAAGIELSHVHLPKLEDYGLIDWSPGTDTVETGPHFSDVRPILEQLCDHQAVVTAESA from the coding sequence GTGTCACAACTGAACGACGAATTATTCGACGCGTTAGCGAACGAACACCGCCGACGGATACTGTTCGATCTCGTCGACGAGAGCAGGCGCGGCGAGTTACCGGTCGCTATCGACGCGACTCAGGAGACGAGTGACGACCGGGCCGCGGCCGGCATCGAACTCTCCCACGTCCACCTCCCGAAATTAGAGGATTACGGCCTCATCGATTGGAGTCCGGGCACGGACACCGTGGAAACGGGACCTCACTTTTCGGACGTCCGCCCGATCCTCGAGCAGCTCTGCGATCATCAGGCGGTAGTAACGGCCGAGTCGGCGTAA
- a CDS encoding TrmB family transcriptional regulator: MTTNDTSQEAISLLQDLGLQEYEARCFIALNKLPNGTAKDIHEISEVPRTRVYDAIRVLESQGLVEVQHTSPQVYRAVGIEEATQTLRQKYEDRIATLETHLENTEVQDVDDDDQVQEVWSLTGHDAIESRTIELIKEAESEIALLVVDEDILSETLLESLQTAARNDISVVLGGQTETIADTLGSETSTTSVFETGLDWLTGSASDNEVAISRILLVDRETLLIGSYYPNKPGGKTEEQAVFARGLENGIVVLLRRLVTAGLPQIKDPGQ, translated from the coding sequence ATGACAACAAACGACACATCACAAGAAGCGATCAGCCTGTTGCAGGACCTCGGGCTCCAGGAGTACGAAGCGCGCTGTTTTATAGCGTTGAACAAACTGCCGAACGGGACGGCGAAGGACATCCACGAGATCTCCGAGGTCCCCCGGACGAGAGTGTACGATGCGATTCGCGTCCTGGAGTCACAGGGGCTGGTCGAGGTACAGCACACGAGTCCGCAGGTGTACCGCGCCGTCGGAATCGAAGAGGCGACGCAGACCCTGCGACAGAAGTACGAGGATCGGATCGCGACCCTCGAGACGCATCTCGAGAACACGGAAGTACAGGACGTCGACGATGACGATCAAGTACAGGAGGTCTGGTCACTGACCGGCCACGACGCGATCGAGTCGCGAACGATCGAACTGATCAAAGAGGCGGAGTCCGAAATCGCGTTGCTCGTCGTCGACGAGGACATTCTCTCCGAGACGCTCCTCGAGAGTTTGCAGACGGCAGCACGGAACGACATCTCGGTCGTCCTTGGCGGGCAGACGGAAACGATTGCCGACACGCTCGGTTCCGAGACCTCGACGACCAGCGTGTTCGAAACCGGTCTCGACTGGCTCACCGGCTCCGCGAGCGATAACGAAGTCGCGATCAGTCGCATCCTGCTCGTCGACCGCGAGACGCTCCTGATCGGGTCGTACTATCCGAACAAGCCCGGCGGCAAGACGGAAGAGCAAGCCGTCTTCGCCCGCGGCCTCGAGAACGGGATCGTCGTCCTGCTTCGCCGACTGGTGACGGCGGGACTACCCCAGATCAAGGATCCGGGGCAGTGA
- a CDS encoding aminomethyltransferase family protein, whose amino-acid sequence MSVIESIHADHGATFGERAGRRIVEHYGRPERTHRAVRNGVGLLEFAYGVIVVEGDDRVEYVDNVVSNRVPEEDGTGCYALVLDPQGGIEVELYVYNAGERLLLFTQPETAEPLAEEWSEKVFIQDVDIRVATDDYAVFGIHGPHATEKIASVLNGAGSPDERYSFVRGTMGDEGVSVIRTDALTGEESYEVICAADDAAAVHDTLLNQGLNAAPFGYRTFESLALEAGSPLFHTELEGTLPNVLGLRTALDFEKGCYVGQEVVSRVENRGQPSRRLVGLTLESEAVPDSGAAVFDGDASVGEVTRAGESPMLGDVIALAIVDYGLESDELTVRVGGDEVDAALTDLPFVDGSDRSDRLPQYQ is encoded by the coding sequence ATGAGCGTCATCGAGTCCATCCACGCGGATCACGGGGCCACGTTCGGCGAGCGCGCCGGTCGGCGGATCGTCGAGCACTACGGACGGCCGGAGCGGACGCATCGGGCCGTCCGCAACGGCGTCGGGCTGCTCGAGTTCGCCTACGGCGTGATCGTCGTGGAGGGCGACGACCGCGTCGAGTACGTCGATAACGTGGTATCGAACAGGGTCCCCGAAGAAGACGGGACGGGCTGTTACGCGCTCGTCCTCGATCCCCAGGGCGGGATCGAGGTGGAACTCTACGTTTACAACGCGGGCGAGCGGCTGCTGCTCTTTACCCAGCCCGAAACTGCCGAGCCGCTCGCCGAGGAGTGGTCCGAGAAGGTGTTCATCCAGGACGTCGACATCCGGGTCGCGACGGACGACTACGCGGTCTTCGGGATTCACGGGCCACACGCCACCGAAAAGATCGCGAGCGTCCTCAACGGTGCCGGCTCGCCCGACGAGCGCTATTCGTTCGTCCGCGGGACGATGGGCGACGAGGGCGTCTCCGTCATCCGGACCGACGCGCTCACCGGCGAGGAGAGTTACGAGGTGATCTGTGCCGCCGACGACGCCGCGGCCGTCCACGACACGCTGCTCAATCAGGGACTCAACGCCGCCCCGTTCGGCTACCGGACCTTCGAGAGCCTCGCGCTCGAGGCCGGCTCGCCGCTGTTCCACACCGAGCTCGAGGGGACGCTGCCGAACGTGCTCGGACTGCGAACGGCCCTCGATTTCGAAAAGGGCTGCTACGTCGGTCAGGAAGTCGTCTCGCGCGTGGAAAACCGCGGCCAGCCGAGTCGACGGCTCGTCGGGCTGACCCTGGAGAGCGAGGCCGTTCCCGACTCCGGCGCGGCCGTCTTCGACGGCGACGCGTCGGTCGGGGAGGTGACTCGCGCGGGCGAGAGCCCGATGCTCGGGGACGTCATCGCGCTCGCGATCGTCGACTACGGTCTCGAGAGCGACGAGTTGACGGTTCGAGTCGGCGGCGACGAAGTCGATGCCGCCCTGACCGACCTGCCGTTCGTCGACGGCTCGGATCGGTCGGATCGGCTGCCACAGTATCAGTAG
- a CDS encoding DUF6432 family protein has product MRAKREYRNREGTEVAVLDALVDRADDGMTVFELRAAVEVDIDELETALSTLKEDDLIVVESGSETVIKPAERVVPDEPTDEDEDQSFGEWIRERIPF; this is encoded by the coding sequence ATGAGAGCAAAGCGGGAGTACCGGAACCGGGAGGGGACGGAGGTAGCGGTACTCGACGCGCTGGTCGATCGCGCCGACGACGGAATGACCGTCTTCGAGCTCCGGGCGGCCGTCGAGGTCGATATCGACGAACTCGAGACGGCGCTGTCGACGCTCAAGGAGGACGACCTGATCGTCGTCGAATCGGGGTCGGAGACGGTGATCAAGCCCGCCGAGCGCGTGGTGCCCGACGAGCCGACCGACGAGGACGAGGACCAGTCGTTCGGCGAGTGGATCCGCGAACGGATCCCTTTTTGA
- a CDS encoding DUF7093 family protein, with amino-acid sequence MVLRCSLLGHDFGEAEVEREREERGSEVVVTVQEYEECARCGEKHVISENTEVTSLSAGTDADSIPDEPDTEPPEPPLESDAPDGDPDGDSEFIDADDAVAEMPDGDDAELIDADDTEPAGPETEPSATPEPDSTTAAVPGADADGDTGGVDLPTDDATDPVTDDGEILEDDEDSPDRDRDHGEWPDSDDVGPPVGSESEPATWPDDAADADPDADTGGPDPAAIDDDAVLLEDDETASGTETGAPGGTQGTTGAATDARSVTADPPDPATDAASDPATDADSGTGIERAASAPTPAESSGGPAEDVPTEFYCPRCEYVAPGDRSSLRSGDICPDCRKGYLSERERRQ; translated from the coding sequence ATGGTCCTGCGATGTTCGCTGCTCGGACACGACTTCGGCGAGGCCGAGGTCGAACGCGAGCGCGAAGAACGGGGCAGTGAAGTCGTCGTTACCGTCCAGGAGTACGAAGAGTGTGCCCGCTGTGGCGAGAAACACGTCATCAGCGAGAACACCGAGGTCACCAGCCTCTCCGCCGGAACGGACGCCGACTCGATCCCCGACGAGCCCGATACCGAACCGCCCGAACCACCGCTCGAGTCCGACGCACCCGACGGCGATCCCGACGGGGACTCCGAATTCATCGATGCCGACGACGCCGTCGCCGAGATGCCCGACGGCGACGACGCCGAACTCATCGACGCGGACGACACCGAGCCGGCCGGACCCGAGACCGAACCGTCCGCGACCCCGGAGCCGGACTCGACGACCGCCGCTGTCCCGGGAGCCGATGCTGACGGCGATACGGGCGGGGTCGATCTCCCGACCGACGACGCCACCGACCCCGTCACCGACGACGGTGAGATCCTCGAGGACGACGAGGACTCGCCCGACCGGGATCGCGATCACGGCGAGTGGCCCGACTCCGACGACGTCGGCCCGCCGGTCGGCAGCGAGTCCGAGCCGGCCACCTGGCCGGACGACGCGGCCGACGCCGATCCGGACGCCGACACCGGCGGTCCCGACCCGGCAGCGATCGACGACGACGCCGTCCTGCTCGAGGACGACGAGACAGCGAGCGGCACCGAGACCGGGGCTCCCGGGGGTACCCAGGGGACGACCGGGGCCGCAACGGACGCGCGGTCAGTGACCGCTGATCCCCCGGACCCCGCGACCGACGCCGCCTCGGACCCCGCGACCGACGCCGACTCGGGAACCGGTATCGAGCGCGCCGCGTCCGCACCGACACCCGCCGAGAGCAGCGGCGGACCGGCCGAGGACGTCCCGACCGAGTTCTACTGCCCGCGGTGTGAGTACGTCGCCCCCGGAGACCGGAGTTCGCTTCGCAGCGGTGACATCTGCCCCGACTGCCGGAAGGGCTATCTCAGCGAGCGCGAACGCCGACAGTAA
- a CDS encoding DUF5611 family protein: protein MKEYKMRRGEYLEERIPDMEATIEDYFGPITGTEEYKGNDLHVIGEPDNPVFEKVVVGTVEYSGKKDKLGVEFYERDPTELGPDELEAAGEAVDAKNDFLLEATGRDAKSRRESMKRTVEDDPDHDF, encoded by the coding sequence ATGAAGGAGTACAAGATGCGTCGCGGTGAATATCTCGAGGAGCGAATTCCCGACATGGAGGCAACCATCGAGGACTACTTCGGCCCGATCACGGGGACCGAGGAGTACAAGGGCAACGACCTCCACGTGATCGGCGAGCCCGACAACCCGGTCTTCGAGAAAGTCGTCGTCGGCACCGTCGAATACTCCGGCAAGAAAGACAAACTCGGCGTCGAGTTCTACGAACGCGACCCCACCGAGCTCGGCCCCGACGAACTCGAGGCCGCGGGCGAGGCCGTCGACGCGAAAAACGACTTCCTGCTCGAGGCGACCGGTCGCGACGCCAAGTCCCGTCGCGAATCGATGAAGCGGACGGTCGAAGACGATCCGGATCACGACTTCTAA
- a CDS encoding heme-binding protein — MERRRPPQTDEGWYVLHDFRSIDWDAWRGAPERCRSQAIDEGIDYLTSCEAVADAEAGDSAVFSVLGHKADLLVLHLRPTLADIDTLERRFEHTALADFTERADSYLSVTEVSGYMSEDYFDEDAEVEDTGMERYIESRLKPEIPDSEFLSFYPMDKRRGPEDNWYDMPFDERAEHLSSHGEIGKGYAGRVTQIISGSIGLDDFEWGVTLFADDPTDVKELLYEMRFDPSSSRFAEFGRFLSARRFPPEHLGSFLAGEAVPQEGDAHGEHGHPHGSDSDGHHGGSGGHHHGDGDADSSGHGDDGSDHAHGSDDEDLRSELEDIGVYAGQPHGEDVHAVVLYSAADPDELFEEVDGLRGNFDHYDTHVKTAVYEPRDGGEEVETAVVSLWDTERAASTAAGFLADLPEIVRQAGDDEANDSWGTMGMFYTVKPDHRGDFVGVFEDVGGLLADMDGHRKTDLLVNREDENDMFIASRWDARKDAMEFFRSDAFSETVEFGRDVLADRPRHVFLA, encoded by the coding sequence ATGGAACGACGGCGACCGCCACAGACCGACGAGGGCTGGTACGTCCTGCACGATTTCAGGTCGATCGACTGGGACGCCTGGCGAGGCGCACCCGAGCGATGCCGCTCGCAGGCGATCGACGAGGGTATCGACTATCTGACGTCCTGCGAGGCCGTCGCGGACGCCGAGGCAGGTGATTCGGCCGTCTTCTCGGTGCTGGGCCACAAGGCCGACCTGCTCGTCCTCCACCTCCGACCGACGCTCGCTGATATCGACACGCTCGAGCGGCGGTTCGAGCACACCGCACTCGCCGACTTCACCGAGCGAGCGGATTCCTACCTCTCGGTGACGGAGGTCTCGGGCTACATGTCCGAGGACTACTTCGACGAGGACGCCGAAGTCGAGGACACCGGCATGGAACGGTACATCGAGTCCCGTCTGAAGCCCGAAATTCCCGACAGCGAGTTCCTCAGTTTCTACCCGATGGACAAGCGCCGCGGACCGGAGGACAACTGGTACGACATGCCCTTCGACGAGCGCGCGGAGCACCTGTCGTCCCACGGCGAGATCGGGAAGGGGTACGCCGGACGCGTCACGCAGATCATCTCCGGCAGCATCGGCCTCGACGACTTCGAGTGGGGCGTCACCCTGTTCGCGGACGACCCGACCGACGTGAAGGAACTCCTCTACGAGATGCGCTTCGACCCCTCGAGTTCCCGCTTCGCCGAGTTCGGCCGGTTCCTCTCGGCGCGCCGGTTCCCGCCCGAACACCTCGGGTCCTTCCTCGCTGGCGAGGCGGTTCCACAGGAGGGTGACGCTCACGGGGAGCACGGTCATCCACACGGGAGCGACTCCGATGGCCACCACGGCGGCTCCGGCGGCCATCACCACGGCGACGGCGACGCGGACTCGAGCGGCCACGGTGACGACGGGTCCGATCACGCACACGGTAGCGACGACGAGGATCTCCGGAGCGAACTCGAGGACATCGGCGTCTACGCGGGCCAGCCCCACGGCGAGGACGTCCACGCGGTCGTGCTCTACTCCGCGGCCGACCCCGACGAGCTGTTCGAGGAGGTCGACGGCCTGCGAGGGAACTTCGATCACTACGACACGCACGTGAAGACGGCAGTGTACGAACCGCGAGATGGCGGCGAAGAGGTGGAGACCGCGGTCGTCAGCCTCTGGGATACCGAACGGGCCGCGAGTACGGCCGCCGGCTTCCTCGCCGACCTTCCCGAGATCGTCCGGCAGGCGGGCGACGACGAAGCGAACGACTCCTGGGGCACGATGGGAATGTTCTACACCGTCAAGCCAGATCACCGCGGCGACTTCGTCGGCGTCTTCGAGGACGTCGGCGGCCTCCTCGCCGACATGGACGGCCACCGCAAGACCGACCTGCTGGTCAACCGCGAAGACGAGAACGACATGTTCATCGCCAGCCGCTGGGACGCCCGCAAGGACGCCATGGAGTTCTTCCGCAGCGACGCCTTCTCGGAGACCGTCGAGTTCGGCCGCGACGTCCTCGCGGACCGACCGCGACACGTCTTCCTCGCCTGA
- a CDS encoding PadR family transcriptional regulator, whose translation MRKSGPPKGLIAYLVLELLEEKPRYGYEILKEIREISGGHWEPSYGSVYPILYKFEEKGWTERIEREDEPDRKYFELTDDGRAELEERRESGSEKARDFADVILGFFHVYAAFSTDDRFEIPAIEGEWRFDEEFSRWVVEQVVRHYEHYFETEFERLEETPEEFYDRHGIETDE comes from the coding sequence ATGCGAAAGAGCGGGCCGCCGAAAGGGCTTATCGCCTACCTCGTGCTCGAGCTCCTCGAGGAGAAGCCCCGCTACGGCTACGAGATTCTCAAGGAGATCCGCGAGATCAGCGGCGGTCACTGGGAACCCTCCTACGGCTCGGTCTACCCGATCCTCTACAAGTTCGAGGAGAAGGGCTGGACCGAACGCATCGAACGGGAGGACGAACCCGATCGGAAGTACTTCGAACTCACCGACGACGGCCGCGCGGAACTCGAGGAGCGCCGCGAGAGCGGGTCGGAGAAGGCCCGCGACTTCGCCGACGTGATCCTCGGCTTCTTCCACGTCTACGCGGCGTTCTCGACGGACGACCGGTTCGAGATCCCCGCGATCGAGGGCGAGTGGCGCTTCGACGAGGAGTTCAGCCGCTGGGTCGTCGAACAGGTCGTCCGCCACTACGAACACTACTTCGAAACCGAGTTCGAACGGCTCGAGGAGACGCCCGAGGAGTTCTACGACCGCCACGGGATCGAGACGGACGAGTAA